The proteins below are encoded in one region of Microbacterium pygmaeum:
- a CDS encoding PAS domain-containing sensor histidine kinase: MAVPDARAAESARAPRASAPWALERRGDRTRERAAILNQVLLCAVVFVLFILVGVGPFSGDVLLFLAGVVLIFLITGATFVIPWNRLAVGWLALIPLLDMLAIGVMRLATPGGAVGLLWIFPTMWLAAGFGMLGLSAVVVVVGVDLLTAQQFTDGMLLLTVVLIAVGVTSYLSAGRAAAQRTLLGKQAFLLRRVIERTRRQEQEVTEVLDAVDFGVIRIAADGDIAVTNDAHGRLQRARRSAEDADAETTAFRDDGVTPLPDDELPLQRALRGEAFEGQVVWFGAEPGPRQALSVTVRRLTDPSGTDAGAVLVSRDVTAELSALRARDELVASVTHELRTPLTSILGYLDLAIEDPETTEQVRANLDIAERNAERLLAIVGDILAASSAASVVQASLEPGILDARDVVLAAAEALAPRAAARAISVDTSALQSAPVWADALRLRQVVDNLASNAVAYNRDGGTVFLESRTDGLSSWIVVRDTGVGMNDDELAGLFQRFYRANPARRAGTGLGLAISRDIVRAHGGEITVDSSPGIGSTFTVKLPTTSTGRPPS; this comes from the coding sequence ATGGCAGTCCCTGACGCGCGCGCGGCAGAATCGGCTCGCGCGCCGCGGGCGAGCGCGCCATGGGCGCTGGAGCGCCGCGGCGACCGCACGCGCGAGCGCGCCGCGATCCTCAACCAGGTGCTCCTGTGCGCCGTTGTCTTCGTCCTCTTCATCCTGGTCGGCGTCGGACCCTTCTCCGGTGACGTGCTGCTGTTCCTTGCCGGAGTGGTGCTCATCTTCCTCATCACCGGGGCCACCTTCGTCATCCCGTGGAACCGCCTCGCGGTGGGCTGGCTGGCCCTCATACCGCTGCTGGACATGCTGGCGATCGGCGTGATGCGCCTCGCAACGCCCGGCGGCGCGGTGGGGCTACTGTGGATCTTCCCGACGATGTGGCTGGCGGCGGGGTTCGGGATGCTGGGCTTGTCGGCCGTCGTCGTGGTCGTCGGCGTCGATCTCCTCACCGCGCAGCAGTTCACCGACGGGATGCTGCTCCTGACGGTCGTGCTGATCGCGGTCGGCGTCACGAGCTATCTGAGCGCCGGCCGTGCCGCCGCCCAGCGCACCCTGCTCGGCAAGCAGGCGTTTCTGCTGCGCCGGGTCATCGAGCGCACTCGCCGGCAGGAGCAGGAGGTCACCGAAGTGCTGGACGCGGTGGACTTCGGCGTGATCCGCATCGCTGCGGACGGAGACATCGCGGTCACCAACGATGCGCACGGTCGGCTGCAGCGTGCGCGGCGGAGCGCCGAGGACGCGGATGCCGAGACCACCGCCTTCCGGGACGACGGCGTCACCCCGCTTCCCGATGACGAGCTGCCGCTCCAGCGCGCGCTGCGCGGCGAGGCCTTCGAGGGGCAGGTCGTCTGGTTCGGTGCGGAACCGGGACCGCGTCAGGCACTCAGCGTCACTGTGCGCCGGCTGACCGATCCCTCGGGCACGGACGCGGGGGCGGTGCTGGTCTCCCGCGACGTGACGGCGGAGCTGAGCGCGCTCCGCGCCCGCGACGAGCTCGTGGCCTCGGTCACGCACGAGCTGCGCACGCCCCTGACCTCCATCCTCGGCTATCTTGATCTCGCGATCGAGGACCCGGAGACGACCGAGCAGGTCCGCGCCAATCTCGACATCGCCGAGCGCAACGCCGAGCGGCTGCTGGCGATCGTCGGCGACATCCTCGCCGCATCCAGTGCGGCCTCCGTCGTGCAGGCGTCGCTGGAGCCGGGGATCCTGGACGCGCGCGATGTGGTCCTGGCCGCCGCGGAGGCGCTGGCCCCTCGAGCGGCAGCGCGGGCGATCTCCGTCGACACGTCGGCGCTTCAATCTGCGCCCGTGTGGGCGGACGCGCTGCGTCTTCGTCAGGTCGTGGACAACCTGGCCTCCAACGCGGTCGCCTACAACCGGGACGGCGGCACGGTGTTCTTGGAATCGCGCACCGATGGCCTCTCGAGCTGGATCGTGGTGCGCGACACGGGCGTCGGGATGAACGACGACGAGCTCGCCGGGCTGTTCCAGCGCTTCTACCGCGCGAACCCCGCGCGCCGGGCCGGAACCGGCCTCGGCCTCGCGATCAGTCGCGACATCGTCCGCGCTCACGGCGGGGAGATCACCGTGGACAGCTCGCCGGGGATCGGATCGACGTTCACCGTCAAACTCCCCACGACCTCGACCGGAAGGCCGCCGTCATGA